The following are encoded in a window of Polynucleobacter sp. AP-Kolm-20A-A1 genomic DNA:
- a CDS encoding DUF1289 domain-containing protein: MTTVPSPCVNWCDINPENGYCRGCYRTLTEIANWSELSNPEKLEVWSLLTDRKPQASE, from the coding sequence TTGACAACCGTTCCATCGCCTTGCGTTAATTGGTGTGATATCAACCCAGAAAATGGTTATTGCCGTGGTTGTTATCGTACGCTTACTGAAATTGCAAATTGGTCTGAGCTCTCAAATCCTGAAAAGCTTGAGGTATGGTCATTATTAACAGATCGCAAACCTCAAGCATCAGAATAG
- a CDS encoding MDR family oxidoreductase has product MFKAILVNKDEQGYRAELGQSDEANLPEGDVRVKVLYSTLNYKDGLAITGKGPVVRSFPMVPGIDFAGEVIESSNSDFKAGDMVLLNGWGVGEGHWGGLAQQARVKGDWLIPLPKGFTAKQALAIGTAGYTAMLCVMALQKHGLKPSDGEVLVTGAAGGVGSFAITLLSKLGFTVVASTGRMAEADYLKKLGATEVIDRATLSAPGKPLAKERWAAVVDSVGSHTLANACAQTKSDGAVAACGLAQGMDFPSTVAPFILRGVTLYGINSVTVPRAKRIAAYEQLSKLVDLKTLDEISHEITLEESLKYAQELMAGNVRGRLIVDVNK; this is encoded by the coding sequence ATGTTTAAGGCAATTTTGGTCAATAAAGATGAGCAAGGCTATCGTGCTGAGCTTGGGCAATCTGATGAAGCAAATCTCCCGGAAGGTGATGTCAGGGTTAAGGTGCTTTATTCAACCCTGAACTATAAAGACGGTTTAGCCATTACTGGCAAAGGACCGGTGGTGCGGAGTTTTCCGATGGTCCCTGGAATTGATTTTGCTGGCGAAGTGATTGAAAGCAGCAACTCAGACTTTAAGGCTGGGGACATGGTTCTCCTCAATGGCTGGGGTGTAGGCGAAGGCCATTGGGGTGGCTTAGCGCAACAGGCTCGCGTAAAGGGGGACTGGTTGATTCCTTTACCTAAGGGTTTTACTGCTAAGCAAGCATTAGCAATTGGAACGGCTGGGTATACAGCAATGTTGTGTGTGATGGCGTTGCAAAAGCACGGCCTTAAGCCTAGCGATGGCGAAGTTTTGGTAACTGGCGCTGCAGGCGGCGTTGGTAGTTTTGCGATCACTCTTTTGAGTAAATTAGGTTTTACTGTGGTTGCTAGTACAGGCCGTATGGCAGAAGCGGATTACCTGAAAAAATTAGGTGCTACAGAAGTGATTGATCGCGCTACTCTCTCTGCCCCAGGCAAGCCATTGGCAAAAGAGCGTTGGGCTGCAGTAGTGGATAGCGTTGGTAGTCATACCTTGGCAAATGCATGTGCTCAGACTAAGAGCGATGGCGCTGTCGCGGCATGTGGCCTTGCTCAGGGAATGGATTTCCCCTCTACTGTTGCGCCATTTATTTTGCGAGGCGTAACTTTATATGGAATCAATAGCGTAACTGTGCCACGTGCAAAACGTATTGCGGCGTATGAGCAACTCAGTAAATTAGTGGATCTAAAAACATTGGATGAAATTTCTCACGAAATTACTTTAGAGGAATCGTTAAAGTATGCGCAAGAGTTAATGGCGGGCAATGTGCGTGGTCGTTTAATTGTGGATGTGAACAAATAA
- a CDS encoding flavin reductase family protein yields MTPFTSQELRKGFASFATGVTVITCLDEEKNSHGITISSFNTVSLEPPLILWSLKKHSRLMPWVEVGKKHLIHVLERSQENLAMHFATVKIDQFSGVAHKLAASGLTQIDGCVAYYECETICVHTGGDHNIIVAKVINLKNHPEKEPLIFARSKFVGLDFSEAKTA; encoded by the coding sequence ATGACCCCGTTTACCTCACAAGAATTACGCAAAGGATTTGCATCGTTTGCAACCGGGGTCACAGTGATCACCTGCCTTGATGAAGAAAAAAATTCTCATGGCATCACTATCAGCTCTTTCAACACTGTTTCTTTAGAGCCACCGCTCATTTTGTGGAGCCTGAAAAAACACTCACGCCTGATGCCTTGGGTTGAGGTTGGGAAAAAACATCTCATTCATGTGCTGGAGCGCTCCCAAGAAAATTTAGCGATGCACTTTGCCACCGTAAAAATCGATCAATTCTCTGGGGTAGCGCACAAACTTGCTGCAAGCGGACTTACCCAAATTGATGGCTGCGTCGCCTATTACGAATGCGAAACCATTTGCGTTCATACCGGCGGCGATCACAACATCATTGTTGCAAAAGTAATCAACTTAAAAAATCACCCCGAAAAAGAACCGCTGATTTTTGCTCGCAGCAAGTTCGTCGGCCTTGATTTTTCTGAAGCCAAAACTGCTTAA
- a CDS encoding glutathione S-transferase family protein, whose amino-acid sequence MMRLWGRKSSINVQKVLWCLAELGFKEGKDFERIDAGLHFGKNNTPEFLKMNPNGLVPTLEDGDMVLWESNTILRYLVSQYDKNGRFPKDIAAQYGSEKMMDWQLATLWPPLRTAFLGLTRTPEKDRDYDAIYKGYQTTNQTLSLLDSILATQDYCSGNQFNIGDIVVALGVHRWVLLSDTFPEKTGPRTELKNVARWLKQLRAETCFSEFADKELNIVK is encoded by the coding sequence ATGATGCGTTTATGGGGTCGCAAAAGTTCCATTAATGTTCAAAAAGTATTGTGGTGCCTGGCAGAGCTAGGATTCAAAGAAGGCAAGGATTTTGAGCGCATCGATGCAGGACTTCATTTTGGGAAAAACAATACGCCTGAATTTCTCAAAATGAATCCGAATGGACTTGTGCCTACGCTCGAAGATGGCGACATGGTACTTTGGGAGTCCAACACTATCCTGCGTTACTTAGTTTCACAGTACGATAAAAATGGGCGCTTCCCAAAAGACATTGCAGCTCAATACGGCTCTGAAAAAATGATGGACTGGCAATTGGCTACTCTATGGCCACCTTTGCGAACGGCTTTTCTGGGACTTACCAGAACACCAGAAAAAGATCGTGATTACGACGCGATCTACAAGGGCTATCAAACAACTAACCAAACTCTCAGCTTGCTGGATAGCATCCTAGCTACGCAAGATTACTGCTCAGGCAATCAATTTAATATCGGCGATATTGTGGTGGCCCTAGGCGTGCATCGCTGGGTTTTGCTGAGCGATACCTTTCCAGAAAAAACGGGTCCACGCACTGAACTGAAAAATGTAGCGCGCTGGTTAAAGCAACTGAGGGCTGAAACCTGTTTTAGCGAATTTGCTGATAAAGAACTCAATATCGTCAAATAA
- a CDS encoding efflux RND transporter permease subunit, translating into MNWTDIFIRRPVLSLVVSALVLVFGLKAIGSLPVNQYPQTQNAIVTITTAYYGADPETIAGFITQPLEASVAQAQGIDYLSSTSVSGVSTIIATLKLNYDSNAALTQIQTQISAVKNQLPPQAQQPVLTVQVGQSTAAMYMGFYSDDIPNNAITDYLLRVVKPKLDSVEGVQNAEITGGRKFALRAWLDREKMAGLGIGADDVYSAMSANNYLSAVGSTKGDMVAVDLVAGTDLHTLEEFRKLVVKKDGVNIVYLDQVATVTLGSEDYNTNVAFSGKKSVFIAIKVAPQANLLDVAQRVRDVVPDIQKQLPIGMTGKIVYDSTEFITSSIDEVVSTLLEALVIVTIVIYLFLGSVRAVAVPVIAMPLSLIGTFFLMQVLGYSINLLTLLALVLAIGLVVDDAIIVVENVDRHMKEGKSPLEASLIAARELGGPILAMTVVLIAVYIPIGFQGGLTGALFTEFAFTLASAVAVSGLIALTLSPMMCSRIFTEEQEASSFVQKIDKIFDKVHHSYQTTLRDLLSTWQVIIVMGAILLGGVAYLYATARAELAPTEDQGIVLMQASGPPNSTVNQMQTYADQIYQISSAEPEYEQMFQITSPTSSFGGVLLKDWKERSRNATKFQEDMQQKWNTIAGARVAAFQFPALPGAQGLPVQVVINTTESYEQLNEVSQAVLDKARRSGNFFFVDSDLKIDKPQDVLVIDREKVAALGMTQQQVGAALSAALGGGYVNYFSVAGRSYRVIPQVKQIDRLNPDQILDYYIRTPSGAMIQARTIASIKQKVVPQSINHFQQLNSATISGVSTPFISQADLLEFMRQTLKEVAPNGYSMDYAGPSRQFMAESGGFLVTMFFAILIVFLVLAAQFESFRDPIVILVSVPLALFGALIFINLGFTTLNVYTQVGLVTLMGLISKHGILIVEFANELQEAGRSKVDAIVEASSVRLRPILMTTAAMVLGVLPLVIASGAGAAGRQSMGIVIFTGLSIGTLFTLFVVPAMYLFIGADHHAKKFKQQ; encoded by the coding sequence ATGAATTGGACTGACATATTCATCCGCAGGCCAGTGCTCTCACTGGTTGTGAGTGCACTCGTCTTGGTGTTTGGATTGAAGGCGATTGGCTCATTGCCGGTAAATCAGTATCCACAAACGCAAAATGCGATTGTGACCATTACCACCGCTTACTATGGTGCTGATCCTGAGACGATTGCAGGCTTTATTACTCAGCCTCTCGAAGCATCGGTTGCGCAGGCGCAAGGGATTGATTACTTATCTTCAACTAGTGTGAGTGGCGTCTCTACAATTATTGCCACCCTCAAGCTGAACTATGACTCTAATGCCGCATTAACGCAGATTCAGACTCAAATTAGTGCAGTAAAAAATCAACTCCCACCCCAAGCGCAGCAGCCCGTATTAACTGTTCAAGTTGGCCAATCAACTGCGGCAATGTATATGGGCTTTTATAGCGATGACATTCCCAATAATGCGATTACTGATTATTTATTGCGTGTTGTAAAGCCAAAGTTAGACTCTGTTGAGGGTGTGCAGAACGCAGAAATTACTGGCGGCAGAAAGTTTGCGCTACGCGCCTGGTTAGATCGCGAGAAGATGGCTGGTCTCGGGATTGGTGCCGATGATGTCTATAGCGCTATGTCCGCAAATAATTACCTCTCAGCAGTCGGTAGCACCAAAGGCGATATGGTTGCTGTAGATCTGGTGGCTGGCACAGATTTGCATACCCTAGAAGAGTTCCGCAAGCTGGTTGTCAAAAAAGATGGCGTCAATATTGTTTATCTTGACCAGGTTGCTACGGTTACTTTGGGTTCTGAGGATTACAACACTAACGTAGCATTTAGCGGTAAGAAGTCGGTCTTTATTGCCATCAAGGTGGCACCTCAAGCGAACTTGCTTGATGTAGCGCAACGTGTCCGTGATGTTGTTCCAGATATTCAGAAGCAATTGCCTATCGGTATGACGGGCAAAATTGTTTATGACTCTACAGAATTTATTACCAGCTCTATTGATGAGGTTGTATCTACCTTATTAGAGGCCTTGGTGATTGTGACAATCGTGATTTATCTATTCTTGGGAAGTGTGCGCGCTGTTGCTGTCCCGGTGATTGCAATGCCACTCTCATTGATTGGCACCTTCTTCTTGATGCAGGTATTGGGTTACTCCATCAACCTGCTTACTCTGCTTGCTCTAGTGTTGGCCATTGGTTTGGTGGTGGACGACGCCATCATTGTGGTGGAAAACGTTGACCGTCATATGAAAGAGGGTAAGTCTCCGTTGGAGGCTTCTCTGATTGCCGCTAGGGAGCTGGGCGGCCCAATCTTGGCAATGACAGTTGTGTTGATTGCTGTGTACATTCCAATTGGTTTCCAGGGCGGTCTTACTGGCGCACTCTTTACTGAGTTCGCCTTCACTTTGGCAAGTGCTGTTGCCGTCTCTGGCTTGATTGCACTGACGCTTTCGCCAATGATGTGCTCCCGCATCTTTACTGAAGAGCAAGAAGCATCTTCTTTTGTGCAAAAAATTGACAAGATTTTTGACAAAGTACATCACAGCTATCAAACAACATTGCGTGACTTGTTAAGCACGTGGCAGGTGATCATTGTGATGGGCGCAATCTTGTTGGGTGGCGTAGCGTATTTGTATGCAACAGCAAGAGCAGAATTAGCACCTACTGAAGACCAGGGCATTGTGTTGATGCAGGCTTCGGGTCCGCCTAATAGCACCGTTAATCAAATGCAGACGTACGCAGATCAGATTTACCAGATCTCTAGCGCTGAACCTGAATACGAGCAAATGTTCCAAATCACCAGCCCAACTAGTAGCTTCGGTGGTGTGCTATTGAAAGATTGGAAGGAGCGTAGTCGCAACGCAACCAAGTTCCAAGAAGACATGCAGCAAAAATGGAACACGATTGCTGGCGCAAGGGTTGCAGCCTTCCAGTTCCCAGCTTTGCCAGGCGCACAAGGCTTGCCAGTGCAGGTGGTGATTAACACTACCGAGTCTTATGAGCAATTAAATGAAGTTTCCCAAGCGGTGTTGGATAAAGCACGTCGCAGCGGCAACTTCTTCTTCGTCGATTCAGATTTGAAAATTGATAAGCCACAAGATGTACTGGTGATTGATCGCGAAAAGGTTGCTGCTCTAGGAATGACTCAACAGCAAGTGGGCGCGGCCCTATCTGCAGCCTTGGGTGGCGGATACGTAAACTACTTCTCAGTTGCAGGACGCTCATATCGAGTGATTCCACAAGTAAAGCAAATAGATCGTTTAAATCCTGATCAGATTTTGGATTACTACATTCGTACTCCTAGTGGTGCAATGATTCAGGCGCGCACGATTGCTAGCATTAAACAAAAAGTAGTTCCCCAATCGATTAATCACTTTCAGCAATTAAACTCCGCAACGATTTCTGGAGTAAGTACACCGTTTATTTCGCAGGCGGATTTGTTGGAGTTCATGCGTCAAACCCTCAAAGAGGTCGCGCCTAATGGTTACAGTATGGACTACGCTGGTCCATCTAGACAGTTTATGGCTGAGTCCGGTGGATTCTTGGTAACGATGTTCTTTGCGATCTTGATCGTATTCCTCGTGTTAGCCGCTCAGTTTGAGAGCTTCCGTGATCCGATTGTGATTCTGGTTTCAGTTCCGCTGGCTTTATTTGGCGCTCTGATATTTATTAATCTGGGATTCACCACCTTAAACGTTTATACGCAGGTGGGATTGGTAACGTTAATGGGCCTCATTAGTAAGCACGGGATTTTGATCGTAGAGTTTGCTAACGAGTTGCAAGAGGCGGGTCGTAGCAAGGTCGATGCGATTGTTGAGGCTAGCAGTGTTCGTTTAAGACCAATTCTGATGACTACAGCAGCGATGGTCTTGGGTGTCTTGCCTTTGGTGATTGCCTCTGGAGCTGGCGCTGCAGGACGTCAGTCAATGGGCATCGTCATCTTTACCGGCCTATCTATTGGCACACTCTTCACGCTATTCGTTGTGCCAGCCATGTATCTATTTATTGGCGCAGATCACCACGCTAAAAAGTTCAAGCAACAATAA
- a CDS encoding efflux RND transporter periplasmic adaptor subunit → MKLLETIKSKLIAAVLALWAWTQRKAIEWKLREKAIALWEKAKAFYARMGAKWRNTKAYAKLMAMEPLQRRMTIMLCGVFLLLGLIFTFNQLKTFMIKHFISGMGLPPATVSTMVIATSEWQPKLTSVGNVRAFRGVELSTEIGGLVQTVPVKSGQDVKEGELLIKLNDASDVAQLNSLKALADLAKVINERDRQQLAIQAISKNVFDTSAADAKSKQAQVEQQTALVAKKNLKAPFTGRIGIVAINPGQYVNPGDKLLTLQTLDPIFVDFNLPQNNAEQIQVGQEVVVTTDAFKDASFTGKITAVSPRVDTNTRNIQVEAQIANPDKKILPGMFANVNIKVGDQVQLLTLPQTAVTYNPYGSTVFIAKPTGKKDKQGKPAYEAQQVFVTTGTTRGDQVAILKGVDEGATVVTSGQLKLKNGTPLIINNKVLPANSPDPKPQE, encoded by the coding sequence ATGAAACTTCTGGAAACAATTAAGAGCAAGCTGATTGCTGCTGTTCTTGCCCTGTGGGCATGGACTCAACGCAAAGCAATTGAGTGGAAATTGCGTGAGAAAGCGATTGCGCTTTGGGAAAAGGCTAAGGCCTTCTATGCGCGTATGGGCGCGAAGTGGCGCAATACCAAGGCTTACGCAAAGCTTATGGCGATGGAGCCATTGCAACGTCGTATGACTATTATGTTGTGCGGTGTTTTCTTATTGCTTGGATTGATTTTTACTTTTAATCAACTCAAGACTTTTATGATTAAGCATTTCATCTCTGGAATGGGTCTGCCGCCTGCGACTGTTTCCACAATGGTGATTGCTACTTCTGAATGGCAGCCAAAACTTACTAGCGTAGGTAACGTTCGTGCATTTAGGGGTGTAGAACTCAGCACTGAGATTGGCGGTTTGGTACAAACCGTGCCAGTGAAATCAGGCCAAGACGTTAAAGAAGGTGAATTGCTCATTAAATTAAACGATGCTTCTGATGTTGCACAACTGAACTCTTTAAAGGCCTTGGCTGATTTGGCTAAGGTGATTAATGAGCGTGATAGACAACAGCTGGCTATTCAGGCTATTAGTAAGAACGTGTTTGATACCAGCGCAGCCGATGCTAAATCTAAGCAAGCCCAGGTAGAGCAACAAACAGCACTCGTTGCCAAGAAAAATCTGAAAGCGCCATTTACTGGTCGCATCGGTATTGTGGCCATTAACCCTGGTCAGTACGTTAATCCAGGCGATAAGCTGTTAACCCTCCAAACTTTGGATCCTATTTTTGTTGACTTTAATTTGCCGCAAAACAATGCTGAACAAATTCAGGTCGGGCAAGAAGTCGTGGTGACCACTGATGCATTCAAAGATGCGAGCTTCACTGGCAAGATCACTGCAGTAAGTCCAAGGGTGGATACCAACACTCGAAATATTCAGGTTGAGGCGCAAATCGCTAATCCCGATAAGAAAATTCTGCCAGGTATGTTCGCCAATGTGAACATTAAAGTGGGCGATCAAGTGCAGTTATTGACCTTGCCACAAACGGCTGTAACTTATAACCCTTACGGGTCTACAGTGTTTATCGCCAAACCGACTGGTAAGAAAGATAAGCAAGGTAAGCCTGCCTATGAGGCGCAACAGGTGTTTGTCACAACTGGCACGACTCGCGGTGATCAGGTTGCAATTCTTAAAGGGGTTGATGAAGGCGCTACGGTTGTTACTAGTGGTCAGTTGAAGCTCAAAAATGGCACACCATTGATCATTAATAACAAGGTGCTCCCTGCAAATTCACCTGACCCTAAGCCACAGGAATAA